A stretch of Desulfitobacterium dichloroeliminans LMG P-21439 DNA encodes these proteins:
- a CDS encoding formate dehydrogenase subunit gamma, whose protein sequence is MAENLKQVPEGKVLRFTGGERLSHWVHAFSYLILLFTGLAVMSVTFRPVMAIVGGIDNARIIHRVFAIVFVVIVGLLFFIGERKHHWSWLRSVFVWTKADAMHVKAFAVEFFGGHGNYPPQAKYNGGEKINSLITIFGTVFITLSGVIMWFPQYFPIGLVRFAYPIHDLSMIFMTAALIGHMYLSLLHPESRVALQGMVKGHVPESFAKTHHGAWYEEIQKQEKS, encoded by the coding sequence ATGGCAGAGAATTTAAAGCAAGTCCCTGAAGGAAAAGTTCTTAGATTCACCGGAGGAGAACGGTTGAGCCACTGGGTTCATGCTTTTTCCTACTTGATTCTCCTCTTTACAGGTCTAGCTGTTATGTCAGTGACTTTCCGACCGGTCATGGCGATCGTGGGTGGCATTGACAATGCACGAATCATCCACCGTGTTTTTGCGATAGTCTTTGTGGTCATTGTAGGACTGCTGTTCTTCATCGGTGAACGAAAGCATCACTGGTCCTGGTTACGTTCTGTATTTGTCTGGACGAAAGCCGATGCGATGCATGTGAAGGCTTTTGCTGTTGAGTTTTTTGGTGGCCATGGCAATTACCCTCCTCAAGCAAAGTATAACGGAGGGGAAAAAATCAACTCTCTAATCACCATCTTCGGTACAGTCTTTATAACTCTAAGTGGGGTTATTATGTGGTTCCCCCAATATTTCCCCATCGGACTGGTGCGATTTGCCTACCCCATTCATGATTTGTCCATGATCTTTATGACAGCGGCCTTGATTGGGCATATGTACCTTTCGCTATTGCACCCAGAATCACGGGTCGCCTTGCAGGGGATGGTAAAGGGTCATGTTCCCGAATCCTTTGCTAAGACCCATCATGGGGCTTGGTATGAGGAGATTCAAAAGCAAGAGAAATCCTAA
- a CDS encoding 4Fe-4S dicluster domain-containing protein, translating into MSKKMILVDTSKCTGCKACSAACKEWNELPAVKTTLVKSYQSTKDLDPNTYTYVAFDEKYENNKMLWMMRKAQCFHCADAACLKACTSEAISKTETGFTIIDKDKCIGCGYCVTNCPFDIPRVDQSTKKATKCTGCWERVENGLEPACVAICQPGTLTVGDDSEMMPKAEQRLAELKTNYPKANLYGKDVVGGTLYKYILLDTPESYGLPANPTVPFTLTLWKDIARPLGAIACGGAAAAVLVGTLVNVAKGNYSKEHFVDDDHQGKGGAV; encoded by the coding sequence ATGAGTAAAAAAATGATTTTAGTCGACACCTCCAAATGTACCGGCTGTAAAGCCTGTTCTGCAGCTTGCAAAGAATGGAATGAGTTACCGGCGGTTAAAACGACTTTGGTTAAAAGTTACCAGTCTACGAAGGACTTGGATCCCAACACTTACACCTATGTTGCTTTTGATGAAAAGTATGAAAATAACAAAATGCTTTGGATGATGCGGAAAGCCCAATGCTTTCATTGTGCTGATGCTGCTTGTCTAAAGGCTTGCACTTCCGAAGCCATCTCCAAAACCGAGACGGGATTTACGATCATCGACAAAGACAAATGCATTGGCTGTGGCTATTGTGTAACGAACTGCCCCTTTGACATTCCCAGGGTTGATCAGAGTACTAAAAAAGCGACGAAGTGCACCGGTTGTTGGGAACGGGTGGAAAATGGTTTGGAACCAGCTTGCGTTGCCATCTGTCAGCCAGGAACCCTTACCGTTGGTGATGACTCTGAGATGATGCCAAAAGCTGAACAGCGTCTGGCTGAGCTCAAAACAAACTATCCCAAGGCGAATCTCTACGGCAAAGATGTTGTCGGCGGAACACTCTATAAGTATATTCTGCTCGATACTCCGGAATCTTATGGTTTACCGGCCAACCCTACGGTACCCTTTACCCTGACCCTATGGAAAGATATCGCTCGCCCGCTGGGTGCGATTGCTTGCGGTGGTGCGGCTGCAGCAGTTCTTGTTGGAACTTTAGTCAATGTGGCTAAAGGCAATTACAGCAAGGAACATTTTGTTGATGATGACCACCAAGGGAAAGGAGGGGCAGTATAA
- the fdnG gene encoding formate dehydrogenase-N subunit alpha, with translation MEVTRRGFLKISGASLIALASGLGFDPQIAQAQGFALRIEGTTKIPSICHFCSGGCGLLLHIKDEKIVYLDGDPDNPVNSGALCPKGASLSHIAEDSNRVLKPRYRAPGASDWQEISWDDAINKIASKIKEVRDTTWVATEEIGGKTYEVNRADGIAVLGSAEVDNEESYLIKKLSELIGTPYNEHQARIUHAPTVASLSPSFGRGAMTNSWTDMQNTKCFLIAGSNCAENHPIAMRWINKAKENGAKVIVVDPRFTRTASQADIFAQVRPGADIAYLGAIIKYIIDNKLYDEDYILNFTNAQYKISKDFKFEEGLFSGFDAETKKYKFDSWAYQLDDENKPAIAESLEDPDTVFSKMKEHFSRYTLETAADISGIPAEKIKEIADTFCNTRPGSILYALGMTQHTTGVQGIRCYAIIQLLLGNVGKAGSGIQALRGEPNVQGSTDMANLFANLPGYLPAPIHTDKDLRSYLVRSGSFFEKHIVAQLKAWFGDKATKDNDYCFDYLPRYNSTKNYSMLKLWEYMNGDQFKILLNFGSNSMVSIPNRQIVREGLAKLDMLVVADLYEIETAQFWREKDPTTGEPLVDPSKINTEVIMLPAAFVYEKGGTLSNSGRWIQWKDAALKPLGESKPDLDMLDLIYRKLKDLYAGSTDPKDAPILNARWDYGQHPDPLKVLQEISGYDETTGKLLPTIGDYLKAPIGTASSGCWIYAGATGNGNLTARRNNEDPSGLGLYRNWSFSWPGNIRILYNRASCDMNGKPLDDKLKLIWWDAAKNSWEGNDGADVPDKTKGPDTPQGKLSFRMNPEGVGRLFAAKYFSGIPATPPADGLPPIGVRIAGQCNDGPLPEFYEPVESPTENALHKNVNSNPTVSIPNYLPGITNHGTKEDFPYVLTTYGMVEHFCAGGITRNIPMLNELMPQPFAEISKNLARKIGVKEGDMVEVSSARGKVQVVALVTDRIQTLKINGQDSETIGMPWSWGFASLSPGPSTNNLTISAIDPTAGTPEYKCCLVNIRRA, from the coding sequence ATGGAAGTAACTCGTCGTGGGTTTCTTAAAATTTCTGGGGCATCTTTAATTGCTTTGGCTTCTGGTCTTGGATTTGATCCACAAATAGCCCAAGCTCAAGGCTTTGCGCTCAGAATTGAAGGAACCACAAAGATTCCTAGCATCTGTCATTTCTGTTCCGGCGGATGCGGATTACTGCTTCACATCAAAGATGAGAAGATTGTTTATTTGGATGGAGATCCGGATAATCCGGTAAACTCCGGTGCCCTTTGTCCTAAAGGTGCTAGTCTAAGCCATATTGCCGAAGACAGCAACCGTGTCCTTAAGCCGAGATACAGAGCACCCGGAGCGAGTGATTGGCAAGAGATTTCCTGGGATGATGCCATCAATAAGATTGCCTCAAAAATCAAGGAAGTTCGTGACACCACCTGGGTGGCTACTGAAGAAATTGGTGGTAAAACTTATGAAGTGAATCGCGCTGACGGCATTGCTGTCCTAGGTTCAGCAGAAGTCGATAACGAAGAATCCTACCTCATTAAAAAACTATCCGAGTTGATCGGAACACCCTATAACGAACATCAGGCCCGGATATGACACGCTCCCACGGTGGCAAGTTTGTCACCTTCATTTGGTCGCGGAGCCATGACCAACTCATGGACGGATATGCAAAACACAAAATGCTTCCTGATTGCGGGTAGTAATTGCGCTGAAAACCATCCCATAGCTATGCGCTGGATCAACAAGGCAAAAGAAAACGGTGCTAAGGTAATTGTGGTCGATCCACGGTTTACTCGTACCGCTTCACAAGCCGATATCTTCGCTCAGGTTCGACCTGGTGCTGATATTGCTTATTTAGGCGCAATCATTAAATACATCATCGATAACAAGCTTTACGATGAGGACTATATCCTTAACTTCACGAATGCACAATATAAAATTAGCAAGGACTTCAAGTTTGAGGAGGGTCTATTTTCTGGCTTCGATGCGGAGACCAAAAAATATAAATTTGATAGCTGGGCTTACCAACTCGATGATGAGAACAAGCCGGCTATAGCTGAAAGCTTAGAGGATCCGGATACTGTCTTTAGCAAAATGAAGGAGCATTTCTCCCGCTATACCCTAGAAACTGCTGCGGATATAAGTGGTATTCCAGCTGAAAAAATTAAGGAAATAGCCGATACATTCTGTAACACCAGACCGGGTAGTATCCTCTATGCGCTGGGCATGACCCAACATACTACCGGCGTTCAGGGCATACGATGCTATGCGATTATCCAGCTGCTTCTGGGCAATGTAGGCAAAGCCGGTAGCGGGATCCAGGCTCTTCGTGGTGAACCCAATGTTCAGGGCTCTACCGATATGGCCAATCTATTTGCTAATTTACCAGGCTATCTGCCGGCTCCGATTCATACGGATAAAGATCTTCGTAGTTATTTGGTCCGCAGTGGTTCTTTCTTTGAGAAACATATTGTTGCTCAATTGAAGGCTTGGTTTGGTGATAAAGCAACTAAGGATAATGATTATTGCTTCGATTACCTGCCTAGATACAACTCAACCAAAAACTACAGCATGTTAAAGCTCTGGGAATATATGAATGGGGATCAATTTAAGATTTTACTCAACTTTGGATCGAACTCCATGGTATCTATCCCCAACCGACAAATCGTGCGTGAAGGCCTGGCTAAGCTAGATATGCTGGTCGTGGCCGATCTTTACGAGATCGAAACCGCACAATTCTGGCGAGAAAAAGATCCGACCACTGGCGAGCCCCTCGTCGATCCGTCAAAGATTAACACGGAAGTTATAATGCTCCCTGCTGCTTTTGTTTACGAAAAAGGGGGCACCTTATCTAACTCAGGTCGTTGGATTCAGTGGAAAGATGCTGCGTTGAAGCCTCTGGGCGAATCCAAGCCGGATTTGGATATGCTGGATCTCATCTATCGCAAGCTCAAAGATCTCTACGCCGGTAGCACGGATCCCAAAGATGCCCCGATTCTTAATGCTCGCTGGGATTATGGGCAACATCCGGACCCGCTGAAAGTTCTCCAGGAAATCAGTGGTTATGATGAAACAACCGGTAAATTGTTGCCGACGATAGGGGACTACCTTAAAGCCCCTATCGGAACAGCCTCATCAGGCTGTTGGATTTATGCCGGCGCTACAGGTAATGGCAATCTCACTGCTCGACGTAATAACGAGGATCCTTCGGGGCTCGGTCTTTACCGGAATTGGAGCTTCTCTTGGCCTGGTAATATCCGCATCCTCTATAATCGTGCCTCCTGTGATATGAACGGTAAGCCTCTTGATGACAAGCTCAAGCTGATTTGGTGGGATGCTGCCAAGAATTCTTGGGAAGGAAACGACGGTGCCGATGTTCCTGATAAGACCAAAGGACCGGATACACCGCAGGGAAAACTTTCTTTCCGTATGAATCCAGAAGGAGTAGGTCGTCTCTTCGCCGCTAAGTATTTTAGTGGAATTCCTGCAACTCCCCCTGCTGACGGACTGCCACCCATTGGGGTACGGATTGCCGGTCAATGCAATGATGGTCCGCTGCCTGAATTTTATGAGCCCGTCGAAAGCCCGACGGAAAATGCGCTACACAAGAATGTGAATTCCAATCCCACGGTTTCAATCCCTAACTATCTACCCGGGATCACGAACCATGGGACAAAGGAAGATTTTCCTTACGTATTAACAACTTATGGTATGGTCGAACATTTCTGCGCCGGAGGTATCACTAGAAATATCCCTATGCTCAACGAGTTGATGCCGCAGCCCTTTGCTGAGATCAGCAAAAATTTGGCTCGGAAAATTGGTGTTAAAGAGGGCGACATGGTAGAAGTATCTTCTGCTCGGGGTAAAGTCCAGGTGGTTGCCTTGGTAACGGACAGAATTCAGACCTTAAAAATCAACGGTCAGGATTCCGAGACCATTGGTATGCCCTGGAGCTGGGGCTTCGCGTCTCTCAGTCCCGGACCAAGCACTAACAACCTCACAATTAGTGCTATTGACCCGACGGCAGGCACACCAGAATATAAGTGCTGTCTAGTCAACATAAGGAGGGCGTAG
- a CDS encoding DUF4342 domain-containing protein, with translation MSEALWTELEKIDVLCDRLNLTYEEANQALKRAHGDVIQALADCEKEMELENGKVGKLWNGTKHQFNRMWQSQVKIKHNQRTVFSVSAPLGIAIGYMIWRRPALRVLGLMGVAAAAMQNYEMELESMTEVKDFEPHFQATHPMTYAEGELGLQ, from the coding sequence ATGAGCGAAGCGTTGTGGACCGAACTGGAGAAAATTGATGTTCTATGTGACCGCTTAAATCTTACTTACGAAGAAGCAAACCAAGCCTTAAAAAGGGCTCACGGGGATGTGATTCAGGCTTTAGCTGATTGTGAAAAAGAAATGGAGCTTGAAAACGGAAAAGTCGGCAAGTTGTGGAACGGTACTAAGCATCAGTTTAATCGGATGTGGCAAAGTCAGGTTAAAATCAAGCATAATCAACGCACAGTATTTAGTGTCTCTGCTCCTCTGGGCATTGCTATAGGCTATATGATCTGGAGGCGACCAGCTCTGCGTGTACTCGGACTGATGGGAGTAGCCGCAGCAGCTATGCAAAATTATGAAATGGAACTGGAATCGATGACGGAAGTGAAGGACTTTGAACCTCACTTTCAGGCAACTCACCCAATGACCTATGCTGAGGGAGAGCTCGGGCTCCAATAG
- the recO gene encoding DNA repair protein RecO, whose product MGVYHADALVIRSREYGESDRLLTLFSREYGKIQAIAKGVRKPKSRQRAGAQLFTYAEYLIHKGKTLDTINQVSPKESFPHLWTDLDMSMAATAMAELLDLATIPGQPHPELFTLIFSSLFLVETCDPALVQSAYTLKLMTQLGYRPRFMECAECGQKIQGERHLFSPESGGVVCRTCQTQAGTSIIGRWVSGGSLGLMRQLLKGDLEKISRLRWNEWMKKEILDTLQFFCEQTLDRQLKSWSMGIRLVNVGQNPSGKDDLNHERSVVDRTGEN is encoded by the coding sequence GTGGGTGTTTACCACGCCGATGCTCTGGTGATTCGAAGCCGAGAGTACGGGGAATCTGACCGTTTGCTCACTTTATTTTCCAGAGAGTACGGGAAAATCCAAGCCATTGCTAAGGGAGTCCGTAAGCCCAAAAGCCGCCAAAGAGCAGGTGCCCAGCTGTTTACCTATGCAGAATACTTAATACATAAGGGTAAAACACTAGACACAATCAATCAGGTCAGCCCCAAGGAGAGTTTTCCTCATTTGTGGACGGACTTAGATATGAGCATGGCGGCCACAGCCATGGCCGAGCTGCTGGATTTAGCCACGATTCCCGGGCAGCCCCATCCAGAACTGTTCACCCTTATTTTTTCCAGTCTATTCCTCGTGGAAACCTGTGACCCGGCTCTCGTTCAGAGTGCGTATACCTTGAAGCTTATGACCCAGCTCGGTTATCGCCCTCGCTTCATGGAATGTGCGGAGTGTGGGCAAAAGATTCAAGGAGAACGCCACCTTTTTAGTCCTGAATCAGGAGGGGTGGTTTGCCGGACCTGTCAAACTCAAGCCGGTACTTCAATCATAGGGCGATGGGTAAGTGGAGGAAGTCTAGGGCTGATGAGGCAACTTCTGAAAGGGGATTTGGAGAAAATCAGTCGGTTGCGTTGGAATGAGTGGATGAAGAAAGAAATTCTTGATACCTTACAGTTTTTTTGTGAACAAACCCTAGATAGACAATTAAAATCTTGGAGTATGGGGATCCGCTTGGTGAACGTGGGACAAAACCCAAGCGGAAAGGATGATCTAAATCATGAGCGAAGCGTTGTGGACCGAACTGGAGAAAATTGA
- the deoC gene encoding deoxyribose-phosphate aldolase encodes MRIMNLAGMIDHTILKPDATEKDIVNLCHEAKQHKFATVCINPAYICTAAKLLHGSGVGVATVIGFPLGATMTEIKVQEIFAAKAHGAREVDIVMNIGWAKSGNWEAVEKDISRAVEAAHCCGVTVKIIIETILLAEEEKQKAAQIVKASGAEYIKTSTGFAGGGATVEDVRKLKAWVGESVKVKASGGIRSREFALQLVEAGADRLGTSSGVQLIKE; translated from the coding sequence ATGAGGATCATGAACCTTGCGGGAATGATTGATCACACCATTTTAAAACCGGATGCTACGGAAAAGGATATCGTCAATTTATGTCATGAAGCGAAGCAACATAAGTTCGCTACCGTGTGTATTAATCCGGCCTATATATGTACTGCTGCCAAGCTCTTGCATGGGAGTGGTGTGGGTGTAGCTACAGTCATCGGCTTTCCACTCGGTGCGACTATGACAGAGATCAAGGTCCAAGAGATCTTCGCCGCTAAAGCTCATGGAGCTCGGGAAGTGGATATAGTTATGAATATCGGTTGGGCCAAGTCAGGAAATTGGGAAGCAGTCGAGAAAGATATTTCCCGGGCTGTTGAGGCAGCCCATTGTTGTGGTGTTACTGTTAAAATCATCATTGAAACCATTTTGCTTGCGGAAGAAGAGAAGCAAAAAGCTGCTCAGATCGTCAAAGCATCTGGTGCAGAATATATTAAGACTTCCACGGGCTTTGCCGGTGGCGGTGCGACGGTAGAAGATGTTCGCAAGCTAAAAGCTTGGGTGGGTGAATCTGTGAAGGTAAAAGCTTCAGGGGGTATACGGTCCCGAGAGTTTGCGTTGCAGCTGGTAGAGGCTGGAGCGGACCGCCTAGGAACAAGTTCCGGGGTGCAATTGATTAAGGAATAA
- the era gene encoding GTPase Era — protein MLGSKPNEEFRSGFVTVIGRPNAGKSTLLNQLLGQKILIMSDKPQTTRNKIHCILTEERGQVIFLDTPGIHKPKHKLGEFMVDSALESLREVDLILYMVDVTAEFGPGEEYILENLKQIKTPCILVLNKIDLIEKDKLLKKIKDFSALKDFLAIIPLSAKTGENKEELLKIIFKELPKGPMYYPEDEVTDQPERFIMAELVREKVLQLTRDEVPHSIAVLVESVEEKKTLVKVRAVIVVERDSQKGIIIGHEGKVLKEIGSLARQDIEKLLGSKVFLELFVKVEKDWRNRGRSLREFGYTNRS, from the coding sequence TTGCTAGGTAGTAAACCTAATGAAGAATTTCGATCGGGATTTGTCACAGTCATAGGTCGCCCAAATGCTGGGAAATCCACCTTGCTTAATCAACTGCTTGGGCAAAAAATATTAATCATGTCCGATAAACCCCAGACCACAAGGAATAAGATACATTGCATATTAACCGAAGAACGGGGACAGGTTATCTTTCTCGACACACCGGGAATTCATAAACCGAAGCATAAGCTCGGAGAATTCATGGTCGATTCGGCCTTGGAATCGCTCCGGGAAGTGGACCTGATTCTTTACATGGTGGACGTTACGGCAGAATTCGGGCCGGGCGAGGAATATATATTAGAAAATCTTAAGCAAATTAAGACGCCATGCATTCTAGTGTTGAATAAGATCGATCTGATTGAGAAGGATAAACTATTAAAGAAAATCAAGGATTTTTCCGCCTTAAAGGATTTTCTAGCTATCATCCCTCTCTCTGCTAAAACAGGAGAAAATAAAGAAGAGCTTCTGAAGATTATTTTTAAGGAACTGCCGAAAGGGCCCATGTATTATCCAGAGGATGAAGTTACAGATCAGCCCGAGCGTTTTATTATGGCCGAGCTAGTGCGAGAAAAGGTGCTTCAGCTTACGCGAGATGAAGTTCCCCACTCGATTGCTGTTTTAGTGGAAAGCGTGGAGGAAAAGAAGACACTAGTTAAGGTTCGTGCAGTTATTGTGGTGGAACGCGACTCCCAAAAGGGGATTATTATTGGCCATGAGGGAAAAGTCCTTAAGGAAATCGGTAGTCTGGCTCGTCAAGATATTGAAAAACTGCTGGGCAGTAAAGTTTTCCTTGAACTATTTGTCAAAGTAGAGAAGGATTGGCGAAACCGAGGAAGAAGCCTTCGGGAATTCGGATACACTAATCGAAGCTAG
- a CDS encoding cytidine deaminase produces MDSVQEISQEQIETLIHEAQEAYKNAYVPYSHYPVGAATLWESGRIVSGCNVENASFGLTLCAERNAVFHATFHGERRLKAVAIAVPTDAFPSPCGACRQVLREFSRDCLVILVNEKGQTKFTRLSVLLPDSFGPEFLG; encoded by the coding sequence ATGGATTCAGTTCAGGAAATTTCCCAGGAACAAATAGAAACTTTAATACATGAGGCTCAAGAGGCCTATAAAAATGCCTACGTACCCTATTCGCACTACCCTGTAGGGGCTGCCACTCTCTGGGAATCGGGGAGAATTGTCTCCGGTTGCAATGTTGAGAATGCCAGTTTTGGGTTAACACTTTGTGCTGAGCGCAATGCAGTTTTTCATGCTACCTTTCATGGGGAGCGACGCCTGAAGGCGGTGGCTATTGCTGTACCCACCGATGCTTTCCCATCACCCTGTGGAGCTTGCCGTCAGGTATTACGAGAATTTTCTCGGGATTGTTTGGTTATTTTAGTCAATGAGAAGGGACAAACTAAATTCACTCGACTAAGTGTCTTGCTCCCTGATTCTTTTGGACCGGAATTCTTAGGTTAA
- a CDS encoding diacylglycerol kinase family protein, producing MGQHHQRNSEWGSFRNAFRGIFYNVKTQKHFRIHLFVTIVVLLTAYWLGLERWEWAILFLTISSVLTAEAINTAVEITVDLAEPNVHPLAGLAKDVAAGAVLIAVIMAVGVGILLFGPPLAKLLGLLL from the coding sequence ATGGGTCAGCATCATCAGAGGAATTCTGAGTGGGGAAGTTTTCGAAATGCTTTCCGAGGAATATTCTATAACGTAAAAACTCAGAAGCACTTTCGCATTCATCTCTTCGTCACAATAGTAGTCCTCTTGACGGCCTATTGGCTGGGGTTAGAACGTTGGGAATGGGCAATCTTATTCCTGACCATTAGCAGCGTGCTGACGGCGGAGGCTATTAATACAGCTGTGGAAATTACGGTGGATTTAGCAGAACCTAATGTTCACCCATTAGCTGGGTTGGCAAAGGATGTCGCTGCTGGGGCTGTACTGATCGCGGTCATTATGGCTGTTGGGGTGGGGATTCTATTATTCGGACCACCCTTAGCCAAGCTACTTGGTTTACTACTTTAA
- the ybeY gene encoding rRNA maturation RNase YbeY — protein sequence MILDINWEEDTILLEDRERLLGLLKQGIEKAITMTGGSEEAEVSLTLVDDVRIHELNRDYRGVDRPTDVLSFALQEEVDEEPDILGYEDDLLGDIIISVERARAQATEYGHSFERELIYLAVHGTLHLQGYDHMEEEEQAEMRKQEEAIMGEIGLVR from the coding sequence ATGATTTTGGATATTAATTGGGAAGAAGACACCATCCTGTTGGAAGATCGTGAAAGACTTTTGGGGCTCCTGAAGCAAGGGATCGAAAAAGCTATCACCATGACCGGTGGTTCAGAGGAAGCTGAGGTAAGTCTTACTTTAGTAGACGATGTAAGAATCCATGAACTGAACCGCGACTATCGCGGGGTGGACCGACCAACGGATGTCTTATCCTTCGCATTGCAAGAAGAAGTGGATGAAGAACCGGATATCTTGGGTTATGAGGACGATCTGTTGGGGGATATTATCATTTCTGTAGAACGTGCTCGAGCTCAGGCTACGGAATATGGACACTCCTTTGAGCGGGAGTTGATATATTTAGCCGTTCATGGGACACTTCATCTCCAAGGCTATGACCATATGGAGGAAGAGGAACAAGCAGAAATGCGTAAACAAGAGGAAGCAATCATGGGTGAAATCGGTTTGGTGCGTTGA